A stretch of Cupriavidus necator DNA encodes these proteins:
- the dmeF gene encoding CDF family Co(II)/Ni(II) efflux transporter DmeF has translation MHSHDLSAWTHSHAFDAGNRAAERGTRLVMAITAATMVVEIAAGLWFNSMALLADGWHMSSHALAIGLSAFAYAAARRYAGDRRFAFGTWKIEVLAGFASAVFLLGIAALMAAGSVERLLSPQDIHYREAMAVTALGLLVNLGCALILGGHAHGHDHGHDHGHHHHGHDHDHGHSHHHDINLRAAYMHVLADAATSVLALVALAGGWWLGWAWLDPVMGLVGAALVGRWAVCLLRQSGAVLLDREMDHPVVEEVREVLAGLDPADANGEERTSVTDLHVWRVGRQQFACIACLVTHDPALTPQRVREALSVHEELVHVTVEISRCEGAH, from the coding sequence ATGCATAGCCACGACCTGTCCGCCTGGACCCACAGCCACGCCTTCGACGCCGGCAACCGCGCCGCCGAACGCGGCACACGCCTGGTGATGGCGATCACCGCCGCCACTATGGTGGTAGAGATCGCTGCCGGCCTTTGGTTCAACTCGATGGCGCTGCTGGCCGATGGCTGGCACATGAGCTCGCACGCGCTGGCCATCGGCCTGTCGGCCTTCGCTTACGCCGCCGCGCGCCGCTACGCCGGTGACCGGCGCTTTGCCTTCGGCACGTGGAAGATCGAGGTGCTGGCCGGCTTTGCCAGCGCGGTGTTCCTGCTTGGCATCGCGGCGCTGATGGCGGCCGGCTCGGTCGAGCGGCTGCTCAGCCCGCAGGACATCCACTACCGCGAGGCCATGGCCGTGACCGCGCTCGGCCTGCTGGTCAACCTGGGCTGCGCGCTGATCCTGGGCGGCCATGCGCACGGCCACGACCACGGGCACGACCATGGCCACCATCACCACGGCCACGACCATGATCACGGCCACAGCCACCACCACGACATCAACCTGCGCGCCGCCTACATGCATGTGCTGGCCGACGCCGCGACCTCGGTGCTGGCGCTGGTCGCGCTGGCCGGCGGCTGGTGGCTGGGCTGGGCGTGGCTGGATCCGGTGATGGGTCTGGTGGGCGCCGCGCTGGTCGGCAGGTGGGCCGTCTGCCTCCTGCGCCAGAGCGGCGCCGTGCTGCTGGACCGCGAGATGGACCACCCGGTGGTGGAAGAAGTGCGCGAGGTGCTGGCGGGCCTGGACCCTGCCGACGCCAACGGCGAGGAGCGCACCAGTGTGACCGACCTGCATGTCTGGCGCGTGGGCCGGCAGCAGTTTGCCTGCATCGCCTGCCTGGTCACGCACGATCCGGCGCTGACCCCGCAGCGCGTGCGCGAGGCGCTATCCGTGCATGAGGAACTGGTGCACGTGACGGTGGAGATCAGCCGCTGCGAGGGCGCGCACTGA
- a CDS encoding PLP-dependent aminotransferase family protein, producing the protein MLTLNLTRTRRDGDTLTEQIVAGIAALVEQRALRAGTALPSVRRFAQHHHVSTFTVAEAYGRLTALGYLAARPGSGYTVAHRHAPAGHARAPQWEAPGLNAAWLLSDVFADHSVPIKAGAGWLPGDWLNEEGLHQAMRASARVPAAQLSGYGHPYGFAPLREHIAAGLGQYGIPLQAQQVVLTQGATQALDLVVRTLLRAGDRVLVESPCYCNLLQILRLAGLRVVGVPRSAAGLDTDALDDAIRAHAPRALFINTVLQNPTGASLSSMNAFRVLQLAEQHRLLVVEDDIYRELAPAGSPMLAAMDGLSQVVYINGFSKTITPSLRVGYLAASPDLAKAFARTKMAVGLTSSEVTERLVYSVLTSGHYGRHVAALAERLRAQQDRVTEKMEAHGLEVLLRPEGGMFAWARLTEAAQARLQASRRGGPLHGNRLATLALEYGIWLAPGSYFEPDETDSPWIRFNVATGDAPQLWQFFDRLAQAPRAA; encoded by the coding sequence ATGCTGACCCTGAACCTGACCCGCACCCGCCGCGACGGCGACACCCTGACCGAGCAGATCGTCGCCGGCATCGCCGCACTGGTCGAGCAGCGCGCGCTGCGCGCCGGCACCGCCCTGCCCTCGGTGCGCCGCTTTGCGCAGCACCACCACGTCAGCACCTTCACCGTGGCCGAGGCCTACGGCCGGCTGACGGCGCTGGGCTACCTGGCGGCGCGCCCGGGCTCGGGCTATACGGTTGCACATCGCCATGCCCCGGCCGGGCACGCGCGCGCGCCGCAATGGGAGGCGCCGGGACTGAACGCAGCGTGGCTGCTGTCGGATGTGTTCGCCGACCACTCGGTGCCGATCAAGGCCGGCGCCGGCTGGCTGCCCGGCGACTGGCTCAACGAGGAAGGGCTGCACCAGGCCATGCGCGCCTCGGCGCGGGTGCCGGCGGCGCAGCTGTCGGGCTACGGCCATCCGTATGGCTTTGCTCCGCTGCGCGAGCATATCGCCGCCGGCCTGGGCCAGTACGGCATCCCGCTGCAGGCGCAGCAGGTAGTACTGACGCAGGGCGCCACGCAGGCGCTGGACCTGGTGGTGCGCACACTGCTGCGTGCCGGCGACAGGGTGCTGGTGGAATCGCCCTGCTACTGCAACCTCTTGCAGATCCTGCGGCTGGCGGGGCTGCGCGTGGTGGGCGTGCCGCGCTCGGCGGCGGGGCTGGATACCGACGCGCTGGACGATGCCATCCGCGCCCATGCCCCGCGCGCGCTCTTTATCAATACCGTGCTGCAGAACCCGACCGGCGCCAGCCTGAGCAGCATGAACGCCTTCCGCGTGCTGCAGCTGGCCGAGCAGCACCGGCTGCTGGTGGTCGAGGACGATATCTACCGCGAGCTGGCGCCGGCCGGCTCGCCGATGCTGGCGGCCATGGACGGGCTGTCGCAGGTGGTCTACATCAATGGTTTCTCCAAGACCATCACGCCGTCGCTGCGTGTCGGCTATCTGGCCGCCAGCCCCGACCTGGCCAAGGCCTTCGCGCGCACCAAGATGGCGGTCGGCCTGACCTCATCGGAAGTCACCGAGCGGCTGGTCTACTCGGTGCTGACCAGCGGCCACTACGGCCGCCATGTGGCGGCGCTGGCCGAGCGGCTGCGTGCGCAGCAGGATCGCGTGACGGAAAAGATGGAAGCCCACGGGCTGGAAGTGCTGCTGCGCCCCGAGGGCGGGATGTTCGCCTGGGCGCGCCTGACCGAGGCGGCGCAGGCGCGGCTGCAGGCCAGCCGCCGCGGCGGGCCGCTACACGGCAACCGCCTCGCCACGCTGGCGCTGGAGTATGGCATCTGGCTCGCGCCAGGGTCGTATTTCGAGCCGGACGAGACCGATTCGCCATGGATCCGCTTCAACGTGGCCACCGGCGATGCGCCACAGCTGTGGCAGTTCTTCGACCGCCTGGCGCAGGCGCCGCGCGCGGCGTAG
- the glmU gene encoding bifunctional UDP-N-acetylglucosamine diphosphorylase/glucosamine-1-phosphate N-acetyltransferase GlmU encodes MNIVILAAGMGKRMYSDLPKVLHPVAGRPMLAHVLDTARALSPSRLVVVVGHGAARVREAVAADDVAFAEQPQQLGTGHAVMQALPLLDDSQPTLVLYGDVPLTSAATLQALVAEAGTQRLGVLTVEMPDPTGYGRIVRDAAGSIVRIVEQKDASEAEKAIREINTGIIVCPTGHLRKWLSTLRNDNAQGEYYLTDTVERAVADGVETVSAQPAAIWETLGVNSKLQLAEVERIHQGNQARRLLEAGVTLLDPARIDVRGELSCGRDVTIDVGCVFEGRVHLEDGVRIGAHCVIRNSTVGAGAQVHPFCHIDEARVGPAGRIGPYARLRPGTELGEDVHIGNFVEVKNAQVAAHSKANHLAYVGDATVGSRVNIGAGTITCNYDGVNKHRTVIEDDVFIGSDTQLVAPVTVRRGATLGAGTTLTKEAPADKLTLSRAKQLTIDAWQRPVKQPKK; translated from the coding sequence GTGAATATCGTCATTCTCGCCGCGGGCATGGGCAAGCGGATGTATTCCGATTTGCCCAAGGTACTGCACCCGGTAGCCGGGCGGCCCATGCTCGCGCATGTCCTGGACACGGCACGTGCGCTGTCGCCGTCGCGGCTGGTGGTCGTGGTCGGCCACGGTGCCGCGCGCGTGCGCGAGGCCGTTGCCGCCGACGATGTCGCCTTCGCCGAACAGCCCCAGCAGCTGGGCACGGGCCATGCGGTGATGCAGGCACTTCCCTTGTTGGACGACAGCCAGCCCACGTTGGTTCTGTATGGTGACGTTCCGCTCACCAGCGCTGCCACGCTCCAGGCACTTGTGGCCGAAGCCGGCACCCAGCGCTTGGGCGTGCTGACCGTGGAAATGCCCGACCCGACCGGCTACGGCCGCATCGTGCGCGATGCCGCGGGCAGCATCGTCCGCATCGTCGAGCAGAAGGACGCCAGCGAGGCCGAGAAGGCAATCCGCGAGATCAACACCGGCATTATCGTGTGCCCCACCGGCCACCTGCGCAAGTGGCTGTCGACGCTGCGCAACGACAATGCCCAGGGCGAGTACTACCTGACCGACACGGTCGAGCGCGCCGTGGCCGATGGCGTGGAGACTGTCTCGGCCCAGCCGGCGGCGATCTGGGAGACGCTCGGCGTCAACAGCAAGCTGCAGCTGGCCGAGGTCGAGCGCATCCACCAGGGCAACCAGGCCCGGCGGCTGCTGGAAGCCGGCGTAACGCTGCTGGATCCGGCCCGCATCGACGTGCGCGGCGAACTGAGCTGCGGGCGCGACGTCACCATCGACGTCGGCTGCGTATTCGAAGGGCGCGTGCACCTGGAAGACGGTGTGCGCATCGGCGCCCATTGCGTGATCCGCAACAGCACCGTCGGCGCCGGCGCCCAGGTGCACCCGTTCTGCCATATCGACGAGGCCAGGGTTGGCCCCGCCGGGCGCATCGGGCCGTACGCGCGGCTGCGCCCCGGCACCGAGCTGGGCGAGGACGTGCATATCGGCAACTTTGTCGAGGTCAAGAATGCCCAGGTGGCCGCGCACAGCAAGGCCAACCACCTGGCTTATGTGGGCGATGCCACGGTGGGGTCGCGCGTCAATATTGGCGCGGGTACCATCACCTGCAACTATGACGGCGTGAACAAGCACCGCACCGTGATCGAGGACGATGTCTTTATCGGCTCCGACACCCAGCTGGTGGCCCCGGTGACGGTGCGCCGCGGCGCCACGCTGGGCGCCGGCACCACGCTGACCAAGGAGGCGCCCGCCGACAAGCTGACGCTGTCGCGGGCCAAGCAGCTGACCATCGACGCCTGGCAGCGGCCGGTCAAGCAGCCGAAGAAGTAA
- the glmS gene encoding glutamine--fructose-6-phosphate transaminase (isomerizing), giving the protein MCGIVGAVSTRNIVPVLIEGLRRLEYRGYDSCGVAVVRDDAVERARTVSRVADLEAQTQASGLSGFTGVAHTRWATHGKPDTVNAHPHLSGETIALVHNGIIENYEPLREELRAVGYGFESQTDTEVVAHLIHQAYTYPSSATRGDLFASVRAVTKRLHGAYAIAVFAKDQPGRVVGARAGSPLVVALGENEAFLASDALAVAGTANRIIYLEEGDVVELTLDGVTIHDVDDHPVEREARVVEAHAASVELGPYRHFMQKEIFEQPRALGDTLEGIESISPELFGSGAAEVFAGIDSVLILACGTSYYSGCTAKYWLESIARIPTQVEVASEYRYRETVPNPRALVVVISQSGETADTMAALRHARALGHVHTLAVCNVATSAMVRETELRFLTRAGTEIGVASTKAFTTQLAALYMLTLALAKVRGLLTEDAEAKALTNLRHLPAALHGVLALEPQIIAWSEDFARRENALFLGRGLHYPIALEGALKLKEISYIHAEAYPAGELKHGPLALVTEAMPVVTVAPNDALLEKLKSNIQEVRARGGRLYVFADSDTQIQSSDGIQVIRLPEHYGDLSPILHVVPLQLLAYHTACARGTDVDKPRNLAKSVTVE; this is encoded by the coding sequence ATGTGTGGCATCGTCGGCGCGGTTTCCACGCGCAATATCGTTCCGGTCCTGATCGAAGGGCTGCGCCGCCTGGAGTATCGCGGCTATGACTCGTGCGGCGTCGCCGTCGTGCGCGACGATGCGGTCGAGCGTGCGCGCACCGTGTCGCGCGTGGCCGACCTGGAGGCGCAGACGCAGGCTTCCGGCCTGTCCGGCTTCACCGGCGTGGCGCATACGCGCTGGGCCACGCATGGCAAGCCCGATACCGTCAACGCGCACCCGCACCTGTCGGGCGAGACCATCGCGCTGGTGCACAACGGCATCATCGAGAACTACGAGCCGTTGCGCGAAGAACTGCGCGCGGTCGGCTACGGCTTTGAATCGCAGACCGATACCGAGGTGGTTGCCCACCTGATCCACCAGGCCTACACCTACCCCAGCAGTGCCACGCGCGGCGACCTGTTCGCCTCGGTGCGCGCGGTGACCAAGCGCCTGCACGGCGCCTACGCCATCGCCGTGTTCGCCAAGGACCAGCCCGGCCGCGTGGTCGGCGCGCGCGCCGGTTCGCCGCTGGTGGTGGCGCTGGGCGAGAACGAGGCCTTCCTGGCCTCCGACGCGCTGGCTGTGGCCGGCACCGCCAACCGCATCATCTACCTGGAAGAGGGCGATGTGGTCGAGCTCACGCTGGACGGCGTGACCATCCACGACGTCGACGACCATCCGGTCGAGCGCGAGGCGCGCGTGGTCGAAGCGCACGCCGCGTCGGTGGAGCTGGGCCCGTACCGCCACTTCATGCAGAAGGAGATCTTCGAGCAGCCGCGCGCGCTGGGCGACACGCTGGAAGGCATTGAAAGCATTTCGCCGGAGCTGTTCGGCAGCGGCGCCGCCGAGGTCTTTGCCGGCATCGACAGCGTGCTGATCCTGGCCTGCGGCACCAGCTATTACTCCGGCTGCACCGCCAAATACTGGCTGGAGAGCATTGCCAGGATCCCGACCCAGGTCGAGGTCGCCAGCGAATACCGCTACCGCGAGACCGTGCCCAATCCGCGCGCGCTGGTGGTGGTGATCTCGCAGTCCGGCGAGACCGCCGACACCATGGCCGCGCTGCGCCATGCGCGCGCGCTTGGCCACGTGCACACGCTGGCGGTCTGCAACGTGGCCACCAGCGCCATGGTGCGCGAGACCGAGCTGCGCTTCCTGACGCGCGCCGGCACCGAGATCGGCGTGGCCTCGACCAAGGCCTTCACCACGCAGCTGGCCGCGCTCTACATGCTGACGCTGGCGCTGGCCAAGGTGCGCGGCCTGCTGACCGAAGACGCCGAGGCCAAGGCCCTGACCAACCTGCGCCACCTGCCCGCCGCGCTGCATGGCGTGCTGGCGCTGGAGCCGCAGATCATCGCCTGGTCGGAAGACTTCGCGCGCCGCGAGAACGCATTGTTCCTCGGCCGCGGACTGCATTACCCGATCGCCCTGGAAGGCGCGCTCAAGCTCAAGGAAATCTCCTATATCCATGCCGAGGCCTACCCGGCGGGCGAGCTCAAGCACGGCCCGCTGGCACTGGTCACCGAAGCCATGCCGGTGGTCACCGTCGCCCCCAACGACGCACTGCTGGAAAAACTCAAGTCCAACATCCAGGAAGTGCGCGCCCGCGGTGGCCGCCTGTACGTGTTTGCCGACAGCGACACCCAAATCCAGTCGTCCGACGGCATCCAGGTGATCCGCCTGCCCGAGCACTACGGCGATCTCTCGCCGATCCTGCACGTGGTGCCGCTGCAGCTGCTGGCCTACCACACGGCCTGCGCGCGTGGCACCGACGTGGACAAGCCGCGTAACCTGGCGAAGTCAGTGACGGTGGAGTAA
- a CDS encoding GNAT family N-acetyltransferase, which translates to MIKDLRIRAAMPSDAPAVGSVLERCGLPVDDVARLLEHFHVAILGSQIIACAAGERFGETVVIRSVAVLPEHRDQGVATHVVRAALMRARANGARRAVLLASSCPSYFSRYGFTLVPAAKLPAEVMSSSEFHRHTDTPPLCMWCELD; encoded by the coding sequence ATGATCAAGGACTTGCGGATCCGGGCGGCCATGCCCTCGGACGCGCCAGCCGTGGGCAGCGTGCTGGAACGCTGCGGCCTGCCCGTGGACGATGTGGCCCGCTTGCTCGAGCACTTCCACGTCGCCATCCTTGGATCGCAGATCATTGCTTGCGCTGCCGGCGAGCGTTTCGGCGAGACCGTGGTGATCCGCAGCGTTGCCGTATTGCCGGAACACCGCGACCAGGGCGTGGCCACGCATGTGGTGCGCGCCGCGCTGATGCGCGCACGCGCCAACGGCGCGCGGCGCGCGGTGCTGCTGGCCTCAAGCTGCCCGAGCTATTTCTCGCGTTACGGTTTTACGCTGGTGCCGGCCGCGAAGCTGCCGGCCGAGGTCATGTCATCGAGCGAATTCCACCGCCATACCGATACGCCGCCGCTATGCATGTGGTGCGAGTTGGACTGA
- the bfr gene encoding bacterioferritin: MKSDKKVIQLLNGQLRHELTAINQYFLHARMYRHWGLGALGKHEYEESIEEMKHADKLIERILLLDGLPNLQDLDKLLLGENTEEMLGCDLKLEQVSQASCKEAIKFFESVGDYVSREIVVDILADTEEHIDWLEAQLELVNKVGLQNYIQSAMGGIG, translated from the coding sequence ATGAAAAGCGACAAGAAGGTGATCCAGTTGCTCAATGGCCAGCTACGCCATGAGTTGACTGCAATCAACCAGTATTTCCTGCATGCCCGCATGTACCGGCATTGGGGGCTCGGTGCGCTGGGCAAGCACGAGTACGAGGAATCGATCGAGGAAATGAAGCACGCGGACAAGCTGATCGAGCGCATCCTGCTGCTCGATGGCCTGCCCAACCTGCAGGACCTGGACAAGCTGCTGCTCGGCGAGAACACCGAGGAGATGCTCGGCTGCGACCTGAAGCTCGAACAGGTGTCGCAGGCCAGCTGCAAGGAAGCGATCAAGTTCTTCGAGTCAGTCGGCGATTATGTCTCGCGCGAGATCGTGGTCGATATCCTTGCCGACACCGAGGAACATATCGACTGGCTCGAGGCGCAGCTGGAACTGGTGAACAAGGTCGGGTTGCAGAACTACATCCAGTCCGCGATGGGCGGCATCGGCTAG
- a CDS encoding Bug family tripartite tricarboxylate transporter substrate binding protein, with the protein MNRRASLALAAGGLIGGLSLSLALPAAAQTYPAKPIRIVVPYVAGGGTDTIARAMGEKLSKRLGQPVVVDNKAGASGIIGTDAVAKAAPDGYTLLMTLTQSVLTNQFLYQKLPYDPRKDLTMISVLADAQLVLVAHPSVPARTVRELGDYARSRPGKLSYASWGVGSLSHLSGAYYSKLVHGQAAHVPYKGEAPMMQDLLGGQVQFGFASILTAKPYIQSGKLKALAVTGTQRSSALPDMPTFAESGMQDSAFKTVGWIGLVAPVGVPAPILARLEGEVRAILQAPDMQERLVALGLRTVGSSPAEAQALYARDWPVLKTLVADSGAKLD; encoded by the coding sequence ATGAACCGACGCGCATCGCTCGCGCTGGCCGCTGGTGGGCTGATTGGCGGGCTTTCGCTCAGCCTGGCCCTGCCCGCCGCGGCACAGACCTATCCCGCCAAACCAATCCGCATCGTGGTGCCTTATGTGGCCGGCGGCGGCACTGACACCATCGCCCGTGCCATGGGCGAAAAGCTCAGCAAGCGCCTGGGCCAGCCCGTGGTGGTGGACAACAAGGCGGGCGCCTCGGGCATCATCGGCACCGACGCCGTGGCCAAGGCCGCGCCGGATGGCTACACGTTGTTGATGACCCTGACGCAGTCGGTGCTGACCAACCAGTTCCTGTACCAGAAACTGCCCTACGACCCGCGCAAGGACCTGACCATGATCAGCGTGCTGGCCGATGCGCAGCTGGTGCTGGTGGCCCATCCGTCGGTGCCGGCGCGCACCGTGCGCGAACTGGGCGATTACGCGCGCAGCCGGCCGGGCAAGCTCAGCTATGCCTCGTGGGGCGTGGGTTCGCTGTCGCACCTGAGCGGCGCCTACTACAGCAAGCTGGTGCATGGCCAGGCCGCGCACGTGCCCTACAAGGGCGAGGCGCCGATGATGCAGGACCTGCTGGGCGGGCAGGTGCAGTTCGGCTTTGCCAGCATCCTGACCGCCAAGCCCTATATCCAGAGCGGCAAGCTCAAGGCGCTGGCGGTGACCGGCACGCAGCGCAGCAGCGCGCTGCCTGACATGCCCACCTTCGCTGAGTCCGGCATGCAGGACAGCGCCTTCAAGACCGTCGGCTGGATCGGCCTGGTGGCGCCGGTGGGCGTGCCCGCGCCGATTCTCGCCAGGCTTGAAGGCGAAGTGCGCGCCATCCTGCAGGCGCCCGACATGCAGGAGCGACTGGTCGCGCTGGGGCTGCGCACGGTGGGCAGCTCGCCGGCCGAGGCGCAGGCGCTGTATGCGCGCGACTGGCCGGTGCTGAAGACGCTGGTGGCGGATTCGGGCGCGAAGCTCGACTGA
- a CDS encoding LysR family transcriptional regulator has translation MGLRQLHHFVTLVEQGSFARAAGALHLSQPALTRSIQALEADLGPLIDRSYGKVRPTAAGMLALERARRMLREQRELRRDLQLLEEVEIGTIRAGFGPFAASFLLDPVLETLVRRYPHLRIDLETADTPAMRRSLEAERLDVFVGESRSLAELGHLQIDRLPALETAFFVRSGHPLARQREVTLAELRAYPVAGTRLPAHILRFFRQALHQASGGSGPVSEDAPGLMTVTCNDMHALRSLLLAVDAVALVPVAMMAEACAQGLAVALPMHPPTELRAQYGIVSLAGRSPSPAMRVFAALVHEAVAQAGGGAAL, from the coding sequence ATGGGTCTAAGGCAGCTGCATCACTTCGTCACGCTGGTCGAGCAAGGCAGTTTTGCCCGAGCCGCCGGCGCCCTGCACCTGTCGCAGCCGGCGCTCACCCGCAGCATCCAGGCGCTGGAAGCGGACCTGGGGCCGCTGATCGACCGCAGCTACGGCAAGGTGCGGCCAACCGCGGCGGGCATGCTGGCGCTCGAACGCGCGCGCCGCATGCTGCGCGAACAGCGCGAGTTGCGGCGCGACCTGCAACTGCTGGAGGAAGTAGAGATCGGCACGATCCGCGCGGGCTTCGGGCCGTTCGCGGCATCGTTCCTGCTCGATCCCGTGCTCGAGACGCTGGTGCGGCGCTACCCGCATCTGCGCATCGACCTGGAGACCGCGGACACGCCGGCCATGCGGCGTTCGCTCGAAGCGGAACGCCTCGATGTCTTTGTAGGCGAAAGCCGCAGCCTGGCGGAACTGGGACACCTGCAGATTGACCGGCTGCCGGCACTGGAAACGGCATTCTTCGTGCGCAGCGGGCACCCGCTGGCGCGGCAGCGCGAAGTCACCCTGGCCGAGCTGCGCGCCTATCCGGTGGCAGGGACGCGGCTGCCGGCGCATATCCTGCGCTTCTTCCGGCAGGCACTGCATCAAGCCAGCGGTGGCAGCGGCCCGGTTTCCGAGGACGCGCCCGGGCTGATGACCGTCACCTGCAACGACATGCACGCGCTGCGCTCGCTGCTGCTGGCCGTCGATGCCGTGGCGCTGGTACCCGTGGCGATGATGGCCGAGGCCTGCGCGCAAGGCTTGGCCGTGGCCCTGCCGATGCACCCGCCAACCGAGCTGAGGGCGCAGTATGGGATCGTGTCGCTGGCCGGGCGCTCACCGTCGCCGGCCATGCGCGTCTTCGCGGCGCTGGTGCATGAAGCAGTGGCGCAAGCCGGCGGCGGTGCCGCGCTGTAG
- a CDS encoding aspartate aminotransferase family protein, whose amino-acid sequence MDAAKTVIPDLDALWMPFTANRQYKAAPRLLASASGMYYTTHDGRQILDGCAGLWCVAAGHCRTEIAEAVARQAATLDYAPPFQMGHPLSFEAATKVAAIMPQGLDRIFFTNSGSESVDTALKIALAYHRARGEGQRTRFIGRERGYHGVGFGGMAVGGIGPNRKAFSANLMPGTDHLPATLNIAEAAFSKGQPQWGAHLADELERILALHDPSNVAAVIVEPLAGSAGVLVPPVGYLEKLREITSKHGILLIFDEVITAFGRLGAATAAERFKVTPDLITMAKAINNAAVPMGAVAVRREVHDTVVNSAAPGAIELLHGYTYSGHPLAAAAAIATLDLYQRENLFGRAAELAPVFEAAVHGVRGAPHVKDIRNYGLVAGIELEPRPGQPGARAYEAFLKCLELGVLVRYTGDILAFSPPLIISEAQIGELFDTVKKALQDIK is encoded by the coding sequence ATGGACGCCGCCAAGACCGTGATTCCCGATCTCGATGCCCTGTGGATGCCCTTCACCGCCAACCGCCAGTACAAGGCGGCGCCGCGCCTGCTGGCGTCGGCCAGCGGCATGTACTACACCACCCACGACGGCCGCCAGATCCTGGACGGTTGCGCCGGCCTGTGGTGCGTGGCCGCCGGCCACTGCCGCACGGAAATCGCCGAGGCGGTAGCGCGCCAGGCCGCCACGCTGGACTATGCGCCGCCGTTCCAGATGGGCCATCCGCTGTCGTTCGAGGCCGCCACCAAGGTGGCCGCGATCATGCCGCAGGGGCTCGACCGCATCTTCTTCACCAACTCTGGCTCGGAGTCGGTCGACACCGCGCTGAAGATCGCGCTGGCCTACCACCGTGCACGCGGCGAAGGCCAGCGCACGCGCTTTATCGGGCGCGAGCGCGGCTATCACGGCGTGGGCTTCGGCGGCATGGCGGTGGGCGGCATCGGCCCCAACCGCAAGGCGTTCTCGGCCAACCTGATGCCGGGCACCGACCACCTGCCGGCCACGCTGAATATCGCCGAGGCCGCCTTCTCCAAGGGCCAGCCGCAATGGGGCGCGCACCTGGCCGATGAGCTGGAGCGCATCCTCGCGCTGCACGACCCGTCCAACGTTGCCGCCGTGATCGTCGAGCCGCTGGCCGGCTCCGCCGGCGTGCTGGTGCCGCCGGTCGGCTACCTGGAAAAGCTGCGTGAAATCACCAGCAAGCACGGCATCCTGTTGATCTTCGACGAGGTCATCACCGCCTTCGGCCGCCTCGGCGCCGCCACCGCGGCCGAGCGCTTCAAGGTCACGCCGGACCTGATCACCATGGCCAAGGCGATCAACAACGCCGCGGTGCCGATGGGCGCCGTCGCCGTGCGCCGCGAAGTGCATGACACCGTGGTCAATTCGGCTGCGCCGGGCGCGATCGAGCTGCTGCATGGCTACACCTACTCCGGCCACCCGCTGGCCGCGGCTGCCGCCATTGCCACCCTCGACCTGTACCAGCGCGAAAACCTGTTCGGCCGCGCCGCCGAACTGGCGCCGGTGTTCGAAGCCGCGGTGCACGGCGTACGCGGCGCGCCGCACGTGAAGGACATCCGCAACTATGGCCTGGTCGCCGGCATCGAGCTGGAGCCGCGTCCCGGCCAGCCCGGCGCGCGCGCGTATGAGGCCTTCCTGAAGTGCCTGGAACTCGGCGTGCTGGTGCGCTACACCGGCGACATCCTGGCGTTCTCGCCGCCGCTGATCATCTCTGAAGCCCAGATCGGGGAACTGTTCGATACGGTGAAGAAGGCGCTGCA
- a CDS encoding TetR/AcrR family transcriptional regulator, which translates to MACAPRCCCWKPAAGCCERTLEQVSIQEICAQAGVTTGAFYSRFEGKDSYFRALQALVLATLRKGMAEPLAQLHPAGASPELELRIRFAHQALAGTLLYALINRDSTFALSDRRLDMEMARAFLLYVA; encoded by the coding sequence GTGGCCTGCGCACCACGCTGCTGCTGCTGGAAGCCGGCCGCCGGCTGCTGCGAGCGCACGCTGGAACAGGTCTCGATCCAGGAAATCTGCGCGCAGGCCGGCGTCACGACCGGCGCGTTCTACAGCCGCTTCGAAGGCAAGGATAGCTATTTCAGGGCGCTGCAAGCCCTGGTGCTGGCCACGCTGCGCAAGGGCATGGCCGAGCCGCTTGCGCAACTCCACCCGGCGGGCGCCTCGCCGGAACTGGAACTGCGCATCCGCTTTGCGCACCAGGCGCTGGCCGGCACGCTGCTGTACGCGCTGATCAACCGCGACAGCACCTTTGCGCTGTCGGACCGGCGGCTGGATATGGAGATGGCACGGGCGTTCCTGCTGTACGTGGCATAG